From Syntrophorhabdaceae bacterium:
AGCGTGCGAGGCTTGGTGGTTTTCAAATTATCGTTTGTTAAAGAGAGAGATAATTTGTTAAAATGACATGTTTAAGGATATGCCGAGAGAATATAGAATAAGATTTCTGCCCATAGATCGGTTGTTTCCGGCACGGGAAAATCAAAGCATTCTGGAATTGGCCATGGATGCGGGGGTCCACATTAACGCCTCGTGCGGTGGAAACGGTGTATGCGGCAAGTGCAAGGTTCGCCTTACCGAGGGAAACATCACGTCTCTTCCATCGGCCGCTATAGGTGAGGATGAGTACAGCGAAGGTTTCAGACTTGCGTGCCAGTCCCTGGTTAAGGGTGACGTAACCGTCGAGATCCCCCTCGAATCGCAAATCGACAAAGCGATCCTCACGCGAACCGAAAAAGATACGCACATCTTTTCCAATTCAGAGGGGCGGATTTTTCAAGCGCCCACCATACCTCTCGTGTCCAACGTTTATGTGGAGCTTTCGGAACCTACCCTCAATGACAATAGGGCCGATCTTGACAGACTTACGCGAGGGATATCTGATTGTGTGGGCCTGGCCCCGGTTACTGCTACTCTTGAAGTCATCAGAGGGCTTGGCAAGATTTTGCGGGACGGTGGGTGGAAGGTTACAGCAACCGTTGCCGGGCACAGCGAAGGGTATGAGATCGTCGGGGTGGATTCTGGCAACAAATTAGACGGCCAGTACGCAGTAGCCATAGACATAGGTACCACAACGGTCTGGGCTAGATTGCTCGACATAGGATGTGGGTGGCCGGGGGTAAAAAATCTTAAGCCGGAACGCGGGTGGGAAGGCAAACAACCTGCTTCAGGGCAGGTCATAGCCGAGGCAGCCGATTACAACGGCCAGATAAGCTATGGCGAGGATGTGATCTCCCGCATCGTCTACGCGCGAAAAAAAGGTGGACTCAAAAAGCTCCAATCCACGGTTATGAAAACGATCAATGAGCTTATCGATGGATTGCTCGCACGAAGCGGAGTGGACAGGGAGCAGATATTGCTTGTCAGCTTTGCGGGCAACACCACCATGATACACCTTTTACTGGATATCGACCCCACACATATCATGCTAGCGCCCTACACCCCCCAGGCAACGCACTTTGGAAGACTGAAGGCGCGAGAACTTGGCGTCAATGTGGGCGAGCGAACCTCGGCCTATGTGCTTCCCTGTGTGTCATCGTACGTGGGCGGAGATATTGTCTCAGGGGTGCTTGCCTCAGGCATGACAGAGGACGAAAGTATACGCCTCTTTATGGATATCGGCACCAACGGAGAGATCGTACTCGGCAACAAGGACTGGCTTCTTTCGGCGTCCTGTTCTGCCGGTCCGGCTTTCGAAGGCGGCGGCATTCAATTCGGCACGCGCGCGTCACGGGGCGCCATAGAGCGAGTGAGGATAAATCCGGCGAGTTTCGAACCTATGATTTTCACAGTTGAGAGAGCGAGACCAACTGGTATTTGCGGTTCAGGCCTCATAGACCTTGTTGCCGGTCTTCTCGAAGCCGGTCTTATCGATGAACGAGGTAAGTTCGCTCGAGACGCTGCCACGAGCCGGCTCAGAGAAAAGACCACGGGTTGGGAGTACGTGGTCTGCTACGCCTCGGAAACTCAGATAGACCAGGATATTGTAATCACGGAAGTGGACCTCGACAATCTTATCAGGACCAAGGCCGCTATGTTTGCAGGAACCAAAGTGTTACTCGATCGGGCGGGCCTTGATTTTCGCGAGATTGACACGATTATTATTGCCGGAGGCTTTGGCCACTACATCGATACGGAAAAGGCCAAGACAATAGGACTTTTACCTGAACTGCCTAACGAGCGGTTCCGTTTTATCGGCAATGGCTCGCTCGCGGGGGCGCATCTCGTTGCGGTGAATCGGGACTGCTGGAAAAGAGCGGAAGAGATTTCCAGAATGATAACCAACGTCGAACTTTCGAGTAACAACAGGTTCATGGATGAATTTGTGGCCGCCATGTTTTTGCCCCATACGGACCGGCGACTTTTTCCAGAGGTAACGGCACGGCGTGAGAGGTACAAGAAATGCCGAAAGTAATCGCCGTGGCCGGCAAGGGAGGGGTAGGTAAGACCACGATTGGCGGGATGCTCGTCCGATACCTCCTTGAGTTGATACATAATGGTCCCGTGCTCGCAGTCGACGCGGATCCGAACTCGAACCTCAATGAGGTTCTGGGGGTAAACGTGAACGCCACGATCGGCCAGGTGCGGGAACTCATGAAAATGGATGTGCCGGCGGGTATGACTAAGGATGTTTGGGTTGAATACGAAATTCAGAAGGCGGTTATAGAAGCGAAGGGTTTCGATCTTTTGGTTATGGGACGGCCTGAAGGGGCCGGTTGTTATTGCGCAGCCAACAGTCTTGCCAAGCAATCGATCGATGCGCTCAAGAAGAATTACGCCTACGTGATTGTGGATAACGAAGCAGGCATGGAACATATGAGCAGACTTGTCACACAGGACGTGGATATCCTCTATATAATCTCTGACGCCACGCCAAGAGGGCTCCTCACGGCGTCAAGAATTTTCGGCTTGATCGGGGAATTGAAATTGAATATACTGACAACTCATATTCTCATTAACGGTCTTAAGGAAAATGACGACGGACAATTGCTTCGAGGCATAGCCGCACAAAAGGGCATGAACGTTGCCGGTGTAGTGAGAGACGACCGGGAAGTCAGAACCAAGGACGCGGAGGGAAAATCCGTATTTGAGCTCACGGGCTCTAACCTCGCTCTTGCCGATGTATACGCCATATTTGAGAAGACCATACGAGATCCGCTGAACCACAATAGATAGCCTGGTTTTGCTGGAGGAGACTATGACCGATGAATATATGAGCTACGACGAAAAAAAGGATTTCAGCGGAAAGAAAGTAAAAGTCCTGGGGTCCACATATGAGGCAGGTAAGCCCAACGAACGGGGCGACTGGAGGGCCAAGCTTGAAACCAGAGAGGATAAGCTGGGATATCTCAAATCGGCCTTGAGATACTGGTATAGCAAGGATTGGTTCGGCAGCGAAAGAAGAAAACAAGACGCGTGAGGGAGGGCTTGAATGGCGTTCGAGATTCCAAAGATAAAATATACGGGCTCAATCAAAGAGGTATCGATTGGAGATGGCCCGCATGCGTTAAGGATCGGCGGAGAGTCCTGTTATCCTTTCTATCTTTTCGAAGGAGAGATGCCAAACCCTCCGAAGGTCGCCCTCGAGGTCTGGGATTGTAAGCCCGATGACTGGCAGCATTGGACAATCGAGCCCTACCGCGATGTGATCCATGATCCTCTCTTGTGGGCCAAGAAGTGCGCCGACGCCTATCAAGCGGATATGATCGCCTTGCAGTTAAAAAGCGCAGATCCAAACGGCATGAACCGTGACGCGGAAGAGGTGGCTTCCCGGGTGAAAAGCATCGCCGACGCTCTCGCCATCCCGCTTATCGTCTGGGGCACGTCAAACGACGAAAAGGACGCGGTGCTTTTCAGGCGGATTGCAGAGGTATGTGAGGGAAGAAATGTTGCGCTGGGACCGGTGACGGAAAAGAACTACAAACAGGTGGGGGCCATGTCTATTGCGTACGGCCAGACTGTAGCGGCTTCTTCTCCGCTCGATGTCAACCTTGCCAAACAACTGAACATACTCCTTGGGAATCTGGGCGTACCCGATGAGAAGATCATTATGGACCCGACCACGGGTGCCCTCGGGTACGGGCTTGAATACACGTATTCGGTCATGGAACGTGACAGAATGGCGGGGCTCACCCAGGAAGACGCCAAGCTGCAGAACCCCATTATCTGTAACGTAGCGGATGAGGTCTGGAAAACGCGTGAAGTGAGACTTACCAAAGAGGAAGATCCGAAACTGGGCGACGAGACCAAACGTTCCATATTGATAGAGTCTGTGACGGCTATGAGTCTCATTATGGCTGGCGCCGATATCGTGATCGTGCGACATCCGGAAAGTATGAAGATCATCAAGGATATGATTCGGGAGTTGATGGTCTGAGGAGGTACTATGCCGGAAGCGAAAGAAAAGAGTATTGATCGTGCGACACTTGAGCTTATCGACAAGGCGCAAAAGCAAGACATCGAGACGGTATTTGCCCGCGGGGATGAAATCAAGCCGTGTCCCATAGGGGTTGAAGAGAGTTGCTGCAAGGTTTGCGCAATGGGGCCGTGCAGGCTTCCCCGCTTAAGGAAGGATGAGGGAAAGAAGAGGACAGGGGTCTGCGGCGCCACCATTGAAACGATCGTGGCGAGGAATTTTGCGCGTAAGATAGCTGCAGGTGCGGCATCGCACTCGGATCATGCACGGGAAGTGGCAGAGACGTTCTTGAAGGCCGCCCGCGGTGAGGCGCAGGGTTTTTCGATCAAAGATGAAATGAAACTCCTCGAGGTTGCCCTCGATTTTGGCATTGAGATAGAGGGGAGAGAAATAAGAGACGTTGCTATCGAGGTGGGAGAAAAGGCGCTTCAAGAATTCGGTAAACAGCGTGGTGAGCTCGTTTACATCAAAAAAGCCCCGCTCAAACGCCAGGAGATCTGGAAGAGGCTCGGCGTAACGCCTCGCGGCATAGACCGTGAGGTCGTTGAAACCATGCACAGAACGCATATGGGGGTGGATCAGGATTACAAGCATCTTTTGAGACAGGCCACCCGTACCGCCCTCGCGGACGGCTGGGGCGGTTCCATGATCTCCACAGACCTCCAAGACATCATGTTCGGCACGCCGGTGCCTGTGCTCGGAGCGATCAACCTGGGCGTTCTGAAGGAAGAAGAGATCAACGTGGTCGTCCATGGGCACGAGCCCCTCTTGCCGGAGATGCTCGTCGTGGCAACTAAAGACCAGGAAATAAAGAAACTCGTAGAGAACTCGGGGGCCAAGGGCATCAATCTCGCCGGTATGTGCTGTTCGGCGAACGAGGTGCTCATGCGCCACGGTATTCCGGTAGCGGGCAACTTTCTCCAGCAGGAACTCGCGCTCGTTACTGGTGCCGTGGAGGTTATGACGGTCGATGTGCAGTGCGAGATGCAGGGCTTGAGAAATGTGGCGGAATGTTTTCATACCAAGCTCATCACCACGTCAGACAGGGCAATGATAGAGGGCGCCACGCATATCGAATTTCACCCGGAGACAGGTCTCGACACGGCAAAGCAAATACTCAAGATGGCTATCGAGAACTATAAGAACCGCAAGGCCGTATATATACCCGACGTGAGCCAGGATATGGTGGCAGGCTTCAGCCAGGAGACCATCGGTTATCTTCTTGGCGGACTGTTCAGGGCCAGCTACCGGCCGTTAAACGATAACATCACGAATGGAAGAATACGGGGTGTGGCCGGGGTCGTGGGCTGCAACAACGTACGGTCTGTTCACGATGAGGGTCACATTACCATGATCAAAGAGCTCATAAAGAACGACGTGCTCGTGCTGACCACAGGATGCGCGGCTATGGCCTGCGGCAAAGCAGGGCTGCTCAAGCCGGAGGCTGCCGGAGAATTTGCCGGACCCGGGCTTGCCGAGGTCTGCGAGACCGTGGGTATTCCACCGGTGCTTCACATGGGCGCGTGTGTGGACAACTCGCGGATCCTCATTGCCGCCACCGCGGTGGTCAAAGAAGGCGGCCTGGGTGATGATTTGAGCGATATTCCCGCGGCGGGAGCTGCGCCTGAGTGGATGAGTGAGAAGGCCCTCGCGATCGGCCAGTATTTCGTGGCGTCAGGGATCTTCACCGTTTTTGGAACCACCTGGCCCACAGTCGGGAGCGAAAAGGTAACCGAACATCTCTTCAAGGAACATGAGGAGATGTACAAGGGCATGTGGGCTTTTGAGCCTGACCCGGTCAAGGCGGCGCATCTTATGATAGCCCATATCGATAAGAAGAGAGATGCGCTGGGTCTTAATAAGTCACGTGAACGGGTACTCTTTGATATGGGCATGAGGAGGGCGCTCGACTGAACTATGAAGCGTGCAGGATTTAAAGAGCAGGACTGCGGGCGCAACATGTCAAAAGGAGTCTATTAGTGTCCAAGATTATTGGGTCCGCTGCGATCAGAGGCGCTCACAAGATACTGAGGCTGGCGGAGGACAAGTACGAGGAGGCGCTTGAAAAATTCGGCCCCGGTCAAGAGGTCGGTTTTCCGAATACGGCCTACTATCTTCCGATTATCTACGCAATAACCGGTATCGGTGTTTCGAAGATAAACGAGATGAGGCGAGTACTCG
This genomic window contains:
- a CDS encoding acetyl-CoA decarbonylase/synthase complex subunit delta, whose product is MAFEIPKIKYTGSIKEVSIGDGPHALRIGGESCYPFYLFEGEMPNPPKVALEVWDCKPDDWQHWTIEPYRDVIHDPLLWAKKCADAYQADMIALQLKSADPNGMNRDAEEVASRVKSIADALAIPLIVWGTSNDEKDAVLFRRIAEVCEGRNVALGPVTEKNYKQVGAMSIAYGQTVAASSPLDVNLAKQLNILLGNLGVPDEKIIMDPTTGALGYGLEYTYSVMERDRMAGLTQEDAKLQNPIICNVADEVWKTREVRLTKEEDPKLGDETKRSILIESVTAMSLIMAGADIVIVRHPESMKIIKDMIRELMV
- a CDS encoding AAA family ATPase; translated protein: MPKVIAVAGKGGVGKTTIGGMLVRYLLELIHNGPVLAVDADPNSNLNEVLGVNVNATIGQVRELMKMDVPAGMTKDVWVEYEIQKAVIEAKGFDLLVMGRPEGAGCYCAANSLAKQSIDALKKNYAYVIVDNEAGMEHMSRLVTQDVDILYIISDATPRGLLTASRIFGLIGELKLNILTTHILINGLKENDDGQLLRGIAAQKGMNVAGVVRDDREVRTKDAEGKSVFELTGSNLALADVYAIFEKTIRDPLNHNR
- the cooS gene encoding anaerobic carbon-monoxide dehydrogenase catalytic subunit, which gives rise to MPEAKEKSIDRATLELIDKAQKQDIETVFARGDEIKPCPIGVEESCCKVCAMGPCRLPRLRKDEGKKRTGVCGATIETIVARNFARKIAAGAASHSDHAREVAETFLKAARGEAQGFSIKDEMKLLEVALDFGIEIEGREIRDVAIEVGEKALQEFGKQRGELVYIKKAPLKRQEIWKRLGVTPRGIDREVVETMHRTHMGVDQDYKHLLRQATRTALADGWGGSMISTDLQDIMFGTPVPVLGAINLGVLKEEEINVVVHGHEPLLPEMLVVATKDQEIKKLVENSGAKGINLAGMCCSANEVLMRHGIPVAGNFLQQELALVTGAVEVMTVDVQCEMQGLRNVAECFHTKLITTSDRAMIEGATHIEFHPETGLDTAKQILKMAIENYKNRKAVYIPDVSQDMVAGFSQETIGYLLGGLFRASYRPLNDNITNGRIRGVAGVVGCNNVRSVHDEGHITMIKELIKNDVLVLTTGCAAMACGKAGLLKPEAAGEFAGPGLAEVCETVGIPPVLHMGACVDNSRILIAATAVVKEGGLGDDLSDIPAAGAAPEWMSEKALAIGQYFVASGIFTVFGTTWPTVGSEKVTEHLFKEHEEMYKGMWAFEPDPVKAAHLMIAHIDKKRDALGLNKSRERVLFDMGMRRALD
- a CDS encoding ASKHA domain-containing protein, which translates into the protein MFKDMPREYRIRFLPIDRLFPARENQSILELAMDAGVHINASCGGNGVCGKCKVRLTEGNITSLPSAAIGEDEYSEGFRLACQSLVKGDVTVEIPLESQIDKAILTRTEKDTHIFSNSEGRIFQAPTIPLVSNVYVELSEPTLNDNRADLDRLTRGISDCVGLAPVTATLEVIRGLGKILRDGGWKVTATVAGHSEGYEIVGVDSGNKLDGQYAVAIDIGTTTVWARLLDIGCGWPGVKNLKPERGWEGKQPASGQVIAEAADYNGQISYGEDVISRIVYARKKGGLKKLQSTVMKTINELIDGLLARSGVDREQILLVSFAGNTTMIHLLLDIDPTHIMLAPYTPQATHFGRLKARELGVNVGERTSAYVLPCVSSYVGGDIVSGVLASGMTEDESIRLFMDIGTNGEIVLGNKDWLLSASCSAGPAFEGGGIQFGTRASRGAIERVRINPASFEPMIFTVERARPTGICGSGLIDLVAGLLEAGLIDERGKFARDAATSRLREKTTGWEYVVCYASETQIDQDIVITEVDLDNLIRTKAAMFAGTKVLLDRAGLDFREIDTIIIAGGFGHYIDTEKAKTIGLLPELPNERFRFIGNGSLAGAHLVAVNRDCWKRAEEISRMITNVELSSNNRFMDEFVAAMFLPHTDRRLFPEVTARRERYKKCRK